Proteins from a single region of Orcinus orca chromosome 20, mOrcOrc1.1, whole genome shotgun sequence:
- the LGALS4 gene encoding galectin-4 isoform X1, whose protein sequence is MAFVPAPGYQPTYNPTLPYHRPIPGSLRVGMSIYIQGVASEHMKRFFVNFEVGQGPEADVAFHFNPRFDGWDKVVLNTRQNGNWGKEEKKRSMPFSKGAAFELVFMVLAEHYKVVVNGDPFYEFGHRIPLQMVTHLHVDGDLQLQSINFIGGEPAPNQIPMPNPAYPGPGQCYQEPSNLPTMERPPAFNPPVPFNGRLQGGLTARRTIIVKGYVPPTAKSFFINFKVGSSGDLALHINPRLNEGSVVRNSFLNGSWGAEERNVSYNPFGPGQFFDLSIRCGMDRFKVYANGQHLFDFSHRLSAFQRVDMVEIQGDVTLSYVQI, encoded by the exons ATGGCCTTCGTTCCTGCACCAGGCTACCAGCCCACCTACAACCCG ACGCTGCCCTACCACAGGCCCATCCCAGGCAGTCTCAGAGTTGGAATGTCCATTTACATCCAAGGAGTGGCTAGCGAGCATATGAAGAG GTTCTTCGTGAACTTCGAGGTGGGGCAGGGCCCAGAGGCAGACGTCGCCTTCCACTTCAATCCCCGCTTTGACGGCTGGGATAAGGTGGTCTTAAACACGAGGCAGAATGGCAACTGGggcaaggaggagaagaaaaggagcatGCCCTTCAGCAAGGGTGCCGCCTTCGAGCTGGTGTTCATGGTCTTGGCCGAGCACTACAAG GTGGTGGTAAATGGGGATCCCTTCTATGAGTTTGGGCACCGGATCCCGCTACAGATGGTCACCCACCTGCATGTGGATGGCGACCTGCAGCTTCAATCAATCAACTTCATTGGAGGCGAGCCCGCCCCAAACCAG ATACCCATGCCTAATCCGGCGTACCCA GGTCCCGGGCAGTGCTACCAAGAGCCAAGTAACCTCCCT ACCATGGAGAGACCCCCAGCCTTCAACCCG CCTGTGCCATTTAATGGGAGACTGCAAGGGGGGCTTACAGCCCGAAGAACCATTATTGTCAAGGGCTACGTACCCCCCACAGCCAAGAG CTTTTTCATCAACTTCAAGGTGGGGTCCTCAGGGGACCTGGCTCTGCACATTAACCCCCGGCTGAATGAGGGCAGCGTGGTTCGGAACAGTTTTCTGAATGGCTCGTGGGGAGCTGAGGAAAGGAATGTCTCCTACAACCCGTTTGGTCCTGGACAGTTCTTTGAT CTGTCCATTCGCTGTGGCATGGATCGCTTCAAGGTGTATGCCAACGGCCAGCACCTCTTCGACTTCTCCCATCGCCTTTCGGCCTTCCAGAGGGTGGACATGGTGGAGATCCAGGGTGATGTCACCTTGTCCTATGTCCAGATCTGA
- the LGALS4 gene encoding galectin-4 isoform X2, whose product MAFVPAPGYQPTYNPTLPYHRPIPGSLRVGMSIYIQGVASEHMKRFFVNFEVGQGPEADVAFHFNPRFDGWDKVVLNTRQNGNWGKEEKKRSMPFSKGAAFELVFMVLAEHYKVVVNGDPFYEFGHRIPLQMVTHLHVDGDLQLQSINFIGGEPAPNQIPMPNPAYPTMERPPAFNPPVPFNGRLQGGLTARRTIIVKGYVPPTAKSFFINFKVGSSGDLALHINPRLNEGSVVRNSFLNGSWGAEERNVSYNPFGPGQFFDLSIRCGMDRFKVYANGQHLFDFSHRLSAFQRVDMVEIQGDVTLSYVQI is encoded by the exons ATGGCCTTCGTTCCTGCACCAGGCTACCAGCCCACCTACAACCCG ACGCTGCCCTACCACAGGCCCATCCCAGGCAGTCTCAGAGTTGGAATGTCCATTTACATCCAAGGAGTGGCTAGCGAGCATATGAAGAG GTTCTTCGTGAACTTCGAGGTGGGGCAGGGCCCAGAGGCAGACGTCGCCTTCCACTTCAATCCCCGCTTTGACGGCTGGGATAAGGTGGTCTTAAACACGAGGCAGAATGGCAACTGGggcaaggaggagaagaaaaggagcatGCCCTTCAGCAAGGGTGCCGCCTTCGAGCTGGTGTTCATGGTCTTGGCCGAGCACTACAAG GTGGTGGTAAATGGGGATCCCTTCTATGAGTTTGGGCACCGGATCCCGCTACAGATGGTCACCCACCTGCATGTGGATGGCGACCTGCAGCTTCAATCAATCAACTTCATTGGAGGCGAGCCCGCCCCAAACCAG ATACCCATGCCTAATCCGGCGTACCCA ACCATGGAGAGACCCCCAGCCTTCAACCCG CCTGTGCCATTTAATGGGAGACTGCAAGGGGGGCTTACAGCCCGAAGAACCATTATTGTCAAGGGCTACGTACCCCCCACAGCCAAGAG CTTTTTCATCAACTTCAAGGTGGGGTCCTCAGGGGACCTGGCTCTGCACATTAACCCCCGGCTGAATGAGGGCAGCGTGGTTCGGAACAGTTTTCTGAATGGCTCGTGGGGAGCTGAGGAAAGGAATGTCTCCTACAACCCGTTTGGTCCTGGACAGTTCTTTGAT CTGTCCATTCGCTGTGGCATGGATCGCTTCAAGGTGTATGCCAACGGCCAGCACCTCTTCGACTTCTCCCATCGCCTTTCGGCCTTCCAGAGGGTGGACATGGTGGAGATCCAGGGTGATGTCACCTTGTCCTATGTCCAGATCTGA
- the ECH1 gene encoding delta(3,5)-Delta(2,4)-dienoyl-CoA isomerase, mitochondrial → MAAVIPASRRLRNLLTCRLTARTNLGLSLNLHPLSSFAQDEPSKAAPEEAPGHSYESLRVTSAQKHILHVQLNRPEKRNAMNKAFWSEMVVCFNKIAEDADCRAVVISGAGKMFTSGIDFVDMASGLLQPAGDDVARISWHLHSLLSRYQETFSVIEKCPKPVIGAIHGGCIGAGVDLITACDIRYCTQDASFQVKEVDLGLAADVGTLQRLPRVIGNQSLVNELAFTARKMMADEALDCGLVSRVFPDKEVMLDAAFALAAEISSKSPVAVQSTKINLLYSRDHSVTDSLNFMKSWNMSMLQTEDVVKSLQALMEKKELKTITFSKL, encoded by the exons ATGGCGGCGGTGATACCGGCTTCTCGGAGGCTCCGCAACTTGCTGACCTGTC GATTGACAGCCCGCACCAACCTGGGTCTCAGCCTTAACCTTCATCCCTTGAGTTCCTTTGCACAAGATGAACCCTCCAAAGCAGCCCCCGAGGAAGCCCCAGGCCACAGCTATGAGTCCCTTCGGGTGACATCTGCCCAGAAACACATCCTGCATGTGCAGCTAAACCGGCCGGAGAAGAGAAACGCCATGAACAAGGCCTTCTGGAG CGAGATGGTGGTGTGCTTCAACAAGATTGCAGAAGATGCTGACTGTCGTGCTGTGGTGATCTCTGGCGCAGGAAAAATGTTCACTTCAG GTATCGACTTCGTGGACATGGCTTCAGGCCTCCTTCAGCCCGCAGGAGACGACGTGGCCCGTATCAGCTGGCACCTCCATAGCCTCCTCAGCAGATACCAAGAGACCTTCAGCGTCATCGAGAAG TGCCCTAAGCCGGTGATTGGCGCCATCCATGGGGGCTGCATTGGTGCAG GAGTGGATCTTATCACTGCCTGTGACATCCGGTACTGTACCCAGGATGCTTCCTTCCAGGTGAAG GAGGTGGACCTAGGTTTGGCAGCGGATGTGGGAACCCTGCAGCGACTGCCCAGAGTCATCGGGAACCAGAG CCTGGTCAATGAGCTGGCCTTCACTGCCCGCAAGATGATGGCTGACGAGGCCCTGGACTGTGGGCTGGTCAG CCGGGTCTTCCCAGACAAGGAGGTCATGCTTGATGCGGCCTTCGCCCTGGCAGCCGAGATTTCCAGCAAGAGCCCCGTGGCGGTGCAGAGCACCAAGATCAACCTGCTCTACTCCCGCGACCATTCGGTGACAGACAGCCTCAACTTCATG AAATCCTGGAACATGAGCATGCTGCAGACAGAGGATGTCGTTAAGTCTCTCCAGGCCTTAATGGAGAAGAAGGAACTGAAGACCATCACCTTCTCCAAGCTCTGA
- the LOC101281898 gene encoding galectin-7 translates to MPPVYNLPYRTSLAKSFKVGTVLRIRGVVPKDAARFYINLLCSDDPDSEIVLHFNPRLDESSVVFNTMECSAWGSEERGGSPAFQRGEPFELHLIAKKDGFKVVIGDEEYHQFSYRLPPQRALWMEVGGDVQLEFVKLF, encoded by the exons ATGCCACCGGTATAT AACTTGCCCTACAGGACCTCGCTGGCCAAGAGCTTCAAAGTCGGCACTGTGTTGAGAATTCGTGGTGTTGTCCCCAAAGATGCTGCCAG GTTCTACATAAACCTGCTGTGCAGTGACGATCCAGACAGTGAGATCGTCCTGCATTTCAACCCCCGTCTGGATGAATCCTCGGTGGTCTTCAACACCATGGAGTGCAGCGCCTGGGGCTCAGAGGAGCGCGGCGGTAGCCCTGCCTTCCAGCGTGGGGAGCCCTTTGAACTGCACCTCATTGCCAAGAAAGACGGCTTCAAG GTTGTGATCGGGGACGAGGAATACCACCAGTTCAGCTACCGGCTCCCACCACAGCGCGCGCTCTGGATGGAAGTGGGCGGGGACGTGCAGCTGGAGTTTGTGAAGCTCTTCTGA